Below is a genomic region from Buchnera aphidicola (Nurudea yanoniella).
TTCTAGAATTATAATTGTATTTAGTTTATTGCGTAATGCTTTAGGCACTCCATATTCTCCTCCTAATCAAATTTTATTAGGTTTGTCTCTTTTTTTAACTTTTTTTATTATGGCTCCAGTATTTGATAAAATTTACAAAGATGCATATTTACCATTTAGTGAAGACAAAATGGATATTAATGCAGCGATTTCAAAAGGAATAAAACCTCTTCATGAGTTTATGATTAAACAAACACGTGAAAGTGATTTAGATTTTTTTTCTAAATTAGCTAACATTTCTAGTTTTTCTAGAAAAGAAGAAGTGCCAATTCGTATTTTATTACCATCCTTTGTTATTAGTGAGTTAAAAACAGCTTTTCAGATTGGATTTACTATTTTTATACCGTTTTTAATAATTGATTTAGTAGTTGCGAGTGTATTAATGGCTTTAGGAATGATGATGGTACCTCCTTCAACAATATCTCTTCCTTTTAAATTAATGTTATTTGTATTAGTTGATGGGTGGCAATTATTAATTACTTCTTTAACTCAAAGTTTTTTTCATTAAATAAATTTAATATTCTCATAATCATAAAAAATTAATTATTTATATTGTATTATTTTAAGATTTATTTTTATTAAGGAAATTTATGACAGTTGAATCTGTAATG
It encodes:
- the fliP gene encoding flagellar type III secretion system pore protein FliP (The bacterial flagellar biogenesis protein FliP forms a type III secretion system (T3SS)-type pore required for flagellar assembly.), whose amino-acid sequence is MIFRIIFLFLLLFSPIVNANITNFSMHSLQDVQGHWSLSLQMLIFLTSLTFITPVLLMMTSFSRIIIVFSLLRNALGTPYSPPNQILLGLSLFLTFFIMAPVFDKIYKDAYLPFSEDKMDINAAISKGIKPLHEFMIKQTRESDLDFFSKLANISSFSRKEEVPIRILLPSFVISELKTAFQIGFTIFIPFLIIDLVVASVLMALGMMMVPPSTISLPFKLMLFVLVDGWQLLITSLTQSFFH